The following is a genomic window from Chryseobacterium ginsenosidimutans.
ATTCTCCAAGAAATATTTTGTTCTTCTAAAATTTCTGGGAAAGTTTTCCATTTTGCCTGATGATTTTTATCGTAATCAATATTTTCATTATAAACATTGGCTTTTACTTTTCCATTTTTCTGTTCACGCAACGTTCCCGACCAATGGAAAAGTCGGTTGGGAGTAGTTCCCGTTAATGAAGAACAGAAATATTGGTCAAAAATCGTAAATGCATCTGCCAACTGATAATAAAAAGGTAAATCTTCACGGTTGTAATATCCCAACGTCAAAGGAATATCTTTGTAATCTTTATTTCCTGAAGCTTTTGACTGCAGCCATTGATCGTATTTTCCTTTATTTAAAGCTTTTTGCTGATTATCCCAGGAATGGGGGAGCGAACTCATCCACGTAGATTTTGTATTTCTTAAATCCAAACGGGCAGGAGCTGCATATTTTCCGTTATCATTTTTCTGAAAAAAAGCTGAATGTCCGTCCTGTTTTTTGAAAGTTCTTTGATCTAAAAATCCTCTTACGCCCTTCAATGCTCCAAAGGCATGATCAAAAGAACGGTTTTCCTGCATTAAGATGACAACATGTTCAGCATCATAAAATGTAGATTCCGCAGCCGGCTCTATGGTCAAAGCCTTTAGAATAGAAGGATGCAAAATGCCTGAAGTTCCCAAACCAGCCAATAAAATGCTTGATTTTTCTAAAAATTCTTTTCTGTTCATTTTGAATAGTAATACAAGAAATCGCAAGTTAAGATGAATTTTCCTGCGATTTCTTTAATTGTTGTTAAAAATTAATTAGATTTATTTCAGCCACCACGGTTTTGAGTTGATATTATCACTTCCTCCGTATTGTGCAGCCAATGCAGCCTGAAGATTTGCGCTATTATAATTATATTCAGCTTGTGGATATCTGAATCTAAAAGGTGCAGAAACTCCTGCTTGTAAAGGGAAATTTGGATAACCGGTTCTCAGATAATCATAATAAGAAGTCCATTGAGATTGGTGGAACATCGTCATGTATTTTTGAGTCATGATTTTTTCTAATTGAGTAGTCAAAGGTGCAGAATTATCATAAATAACTAAAGGTTTTGTTAAATAATTATTCACATCAAAACCAGCAAAATATTGGTTCGGATTTTTTACATACGTCTGATAAAAACTGAAACTTGCTTTTATTGCATTGTCATAATGTGTTTTTGCAGACCCTGAAATCCAGCCTCTTGCTGTTGCTTCCGCCAAAATAAACTCAAGCTCAGAATAACTTAAAACTGATGAAGGTTCGTTCGTTGCATCTTTGTAGAAACGGTCGTTTACTTTAGAAATATTTTTTGCAGTGATTAAAGCAGCGTTATCAGAATAAGGTGATGTAGGATTCCCGCCGTTGTAGCCTGTAAAATCGGTAATTGGTTTTCCGGCTTCTTTCGCTCCTGTCGTTTGTGCTGCAAAAGTGAACAAACGCGGATCTTGTCTGGCTTTAAACAAATCAATAAAATAATTTGCCATATACAAACTAGAACCGTAACCACTGTTGTTAAACATTGTGTATCTGCTGTCTGCGGCATCTGCGAATTTCAATTCTCCGTTGTCTGCAATCGAAGTCATCAAAGTCTGGCTTCCTGCGATAGATGCAAACTCTGTTGCAACATTATAGTTTCCAATTGTTGCTTTTTTAGACATTGTAATTAAAATCTTTAAACGAAAAGAATTGATTAATTTTTTCCATTTTGTTGCGTTGCCGTTGTAGATAATGTCGCCTTCGATTTTATCATTTGAATTAATTAAATCGTTGGCTTCTTTTAATTCCGTTAAAATTCCTGCCATTACGGTTTCCTGAGAATCATATTTTGGCTGAGTGATTCCCGATTCACCTTTTACAGCTTCAGTGTAAGGAATACTTCCGAATTTTAAACTTAAATTAAAGAAATAATAGGCTCTGTAAAATTTTCCGATCGCCTGATAATTTTTGTTGTTGATTTTTTCAGCTTCCTGCATCATTTTTACCGTATTCAGAAGACCTTTTGTGTAAGTTTCAAAAGATGCATCGCTCCATTTCATGTATTGATAGGTATTTTCTCCGTCTGTTCCGATCATCATTCTGGAAGCGTACATATTGTCACCATTCACCTGGAAAGCGTTTGAAGAAACGTAAGTCAATAGAAATTTCGGATCTACACTTGCCTGATCATTCGGGTTTTCGTTGATTTTATCAAGATCGGATTCACAAGAAGTTAATGCCAATAATCCTACCACAAAAACTGATTTTATAATATTTTTCATTTTGATTTCTACTTTTAATTAAAATTTAAGATTAAATCCAACACCGATCCATCTGCTTGAAGGATCCTGAATGTCATTTCCTGTCCCGATTTTGTAATCAGGATCCGAATACAGGTTTTTAGATTTTTTCCATATTGCTAAATTATATCCCGAAATGTTGGCGGTGAAACTCTTTACCATTCCTTTTGGATTTAAGAGATAAGAAAAGTCGTATTCCAAAACTATGGATCTCAATTTCACGAAAGTTCTGTCGAAAACATTGGCAAATAACTCGCTTTCATCTTCTGTCACTCTCGCCTGATAAGGATAATTCTGTGCCCAATCCTGGAAGCTGATCGATTTTGTGTGTGGAGTATAAGTTCCTGTTGCTGCATTATAATTCACACCATCCGGTACAAAATAATAAGTTCCGGGATTTGCATATTCAAGATCTCTGTACGCTGTAGAGTTGGGATGTTTTCCGCCCCACCACATTTTTTCTACGACCTGCGATCTCATTACCCCGCCTACACTTCCGTCGATTCCGACATTCAATGTAAACTTTTTATATTTAAAGGTATTGGTGAAACCAAACGTCCAGTCCGGATTGAAATGTCCTAAGTTTGTAGGAGTATTTGACTTTGTTGGCATTCCTGTATTGGCGTTCAGAATTAATTTTCCATCGGGAGATTTTTGCCACGTTATATCATAATAACTGTCCATTCTTTCGCCCAATTTGATGTTGTTGTAATTAGGCATATCTGCATAAATGGAAGTCAGTTTTTGTTCGTATGTACTCCAGTTGATTAATGATTTCCAAGTGAAATCATTTGTTTTAATCGGTGTTAAACCTAATGAAACTTCAAGACCTTGTGTTGTATATTCGTTTCCGTTTACATATTGAGACGTGAAACCTGAAGATTGTGTTGCTGGAAACTGAAGAATATTATTATAATCCAACGTTCTGAAATACGTCGCATCAAAAGTAATTCTGTTATTGAATAATCCTGCGCTCAATCCTAATTCATAAGATTTTGTCTGTTCAGGTTTTAAAGAGTTTTCAACATTTAAAGTAGTCGGATAATAATACGTTTGATTTCCGTTAAATGTAATTCCGCCATTGTTTACATAATAATTTCTGGTCGAGTAAGGCTGAAAATCATACGCTACTTTTGCCCATGACGCGGATAATTTTAACATATTAATAGATTCCGGCATTTTAACTAAATTCGAGATCACTGCACTTAACGAAGCAGAAGGGTAGAAGTACGATCTGTTGGCTTTCGGTAATGTTGAAGACCAGTCGTTACGTCCTGAAACGTTCAGGAAAAATGCGTTGTACAAACCAACGTCAATCGTTGTGTAGGCACTGTAAATTAATTTTTCTTTTAAATAATCATAATATTTTACCGCTCCGACAGAATTGTCTAACGTGTATAATTCGGGAATTTTCAACCCATCTGTTGACGCATTGTCAACATCATTTTTATAATAAAAAGCTGAACCTCCGGCGTTAATTGCAAAATCAAAGTTTTCTGAGATTTTCTTTTTATACGTTGCCAAAATATCATAGTTAAGATTCCATGTTTTCGTATCATTTAAAATATAACCTCCACTTCTCGGCGCACTGTAATTGAAGTAAGAATACGGACTTAAAATTTCCTGCTTATTATGATTTTCAACAAGAGAAATTTTTCCTTTTACCGAAAAATCATTCGTTGCTTTATATTCTAAACCGGTTTGTGCATTGATGACATTGGTTCTGTTTTTATTTTTATAATATTCAGCTCCAAACCACGGGTTGTTGTACCATGCGTAATTCCAGTTTGCTTGAGCCGTTCCGGTTTGTCCGGGAATCCACATGTGATTTTTAAGATCTCTTCCGTCAACGTCACCTCCCATCCAAATCAGAATGGTGTACATATGGCCACTTGGATTGTAATCATAGTTTGGGATATTTGGGGTAAAAGTCTGATTAAAAGTAAGCTTAGTATCAAAAATTAACTTTTCACTTAAATGATTTTCAGATGAAAAATTGACTCCATAGCGTTGTAAATAAGAATTTGGAACTCTGTCGTCATAGTTCATAAAATTCCCCGAAAGTCTGTAAACGTCTTTATTATTTTTATAACTGATGGAGAAATTGTTATTATTGATTACTGCAGGTTTCAGGAAAGTAGCAAGGTTATCATGATATTCCCAGTCAATAGGAACTCTCTCGTATCTGGATTTGTCGTTGTACTGACTTCCGGATACGCCTCCATACCAAGGAATTACCTTTCCGGTAAGTTTATCCCTGATCGGGCTGTTCCACTGGGCGATTTTTAATCCAGAAACAAATTTTGGTCCCCAAATCATGTCTCCATCGTTTACACCACCATCGGCACCGTCCCAGAATTCATATTTTCCGTGTGAACCGTTTCCGTATTCGGTCTGTGTTTTCGGAAGATTGGTAAATCCGGCTGTTACCATTGTGTTTTGAGAAAACTCAACCGTAAAACCTTTCTTTTTAGCACTTTTTGTAGTAATTAAAACGGCTCCGTATCGACCTCTTGAACCATAAAGAGCGGAGGCAGTTGCTCCTTTCAAAACATTGATGTTGTCAATATTATTCGGATCTAAATTCTGGAAAACCGTTTTCTCAACAATTACACCATCAACGACAAAAACTAGATTTGAATTTCCTCTCAACGTAAATTCCGGAGCTTGCTGCATTCCTGTGGGATTCGAAACATTCAAACCGGCAACCTGCCCTGAAAATAAATTTCCGATACTTGGTGTGGTAATGGTTTCAAATTGTTTTGTCCCGACTTCCTGAGTAGAATATCCGATTTTTTCTTTCTTTTTCGCAATACCAAGAGCGGTAATAACAACGCCTTCAATCTGTTTTTCGTTCACCTTTTTCAAAACAACAGAATAATTTCTTCTGTTTGAAACTTCAATCGTGTACGAAGAAAATTCGGGTGAGAAAAACTCAAGAATGTCTTTAGGATTGGCAGAAATGGTAAAATTGCCGTTTTCATCAGTGATGGCAGTTTTCCCGGTGTTTTTATCGGTAACATTTACCCCTGAAACACTAACACCGTTTTCGGATTTTACATTTCCGGAAATATTGACTTCCTGAGCTGTAAGATAAAGCGGGAGCAAAAAAATTGCGAAAGTAGCTAAAGTCTTCTTCATTTTTTTGAAGGCAAATTTAGCCTGGTATTGTTACCTGAATTTTAATATGGTATTACGATAAAAATATGATTTTAAGGTGAAGCTAGAGAAAAATTAATACAATTATAAAGCGGAAAATTGTGGTATATCCACAAAATATTATTTTTTTTAAATAATAATATTTATAGGAAAGAGGATACTTTGAAGCTAGAATCTACTCAGAATTCCCCAATGTATTTTTATATCATTAAACTTAAACGGATTTCCAAATTCATTACCATTGGAAAGCTGGAAACTCATCAACCCAATAGGAATAAAGAAATTGAAACCGAGCCCGACACTGTAGAGCTTGGGTTTTACATTCAAGGATTTGTTATTTAGCTGTCCGTATTGCCCGAAAACATCAAAGAAAGCCTGGTTCCCGATGAGATACCTGTATTCTAAACTTCCATAATAATAAAAATCGGCGGCAAGTGAATTTTCATTGAAACCCCGCATGGAATTCCAGCCTCCGAAACGGTAGAGTTCGTTGGCAGAAAAATCAATTTTTGAGTCCATCATTGCACCTTCCGCTTTGATATTAAGGAAATGATTCCCATTAATATGATAATTATGCTCCCCGAAAAAATAGAATTGATTTTGAGGAGATTTAATATTATCTTTTGTGTAAGTTGTTGTAAGATAATCATATCCGGCGGTGATTTTTGTTTTGTAAAGGAAAAGATCAATATCCGTCGGTTCAACCATTTCAAACCAGATCCCGATCCCTTTTTTGTTATAATCTTTACCCTGAACATACAGCGTATCGATGATAGTTGAACTTTCAAAGGTTCCTCTAAAACCGATTTTATTTCTGGAATTGATATGATAATAAAGAGCAGGAAGTGCTTTTACATTGGCATAAGTAGAGTCCTGTCTGAAAATATTCACCTTCATATTCAATCCAACATTAGATTTAAAAAGATAAGGCACATCGGCCTGAAGATCAAAAGTCTGTCCTTTATCAGGGTTTCTCTGCCAATATAAATTTACTGTTTCAAAACTATTGAATATATTTCTGAAATTAACATTCAGCGTTCCGTTTAAGGTAAATTTATCCGTTTTGTCATTTCCAAAGCCTATTACACCGTCAAAACTGTTTGTTTTCTTCTTTTCCATGAAAAGATAAATACTCGTAGAATCTTTTGTAAATAATGTTTGCGGAGGTCTCTCCAACGTGACAAACTGATGGCCCTGAAAAGATTTATTAATAGAAATAAGGTTTTTGTCATCGTAGGTTTTTCCTTTGAATTCTTTTTCAAGATTTTTCATAAATCTCTTAGGAACACTGGTGTAGCCTTTTACCACAAAATTGTTAATCGTTCTCTTGTCGTTTTTATTAATATCAAGTTCTACAATAGGGTAGCCGTTTTTCTGACCTTTATATTTTGACTTAATTCTGCTGAATGCAAAGCCGTCATCAATATATGTTTTGTTAATTTTTTTCTTGGTCGAGTCTAAATTTTTAGTAAAAAACTCTTTCTGAATTTTGGTTTTCTGAGAAATTGAATCCGAAAGATTTACGTAAGTTTCGTTGAAATTTTTTCCTTTATCATAAATGATTTCCGTACTGT
Proteins encoded in this region:
- a CDS encoding SusD/RagB family nutrient-binding outer membrane lipoprotein, with the translated sequence MKNIIKSVFVVGLLALTSCESDLDKINENPNDQASVDPKFLLTYVSSNAFQVNGDNMYASRMMIGTDGENTYQYMKWSDASFETYTKGLLNTVKMMQEAEKINNKNYQAIGKFYRAYYFFNLSLKFGSIPYTEAVKGESGITQPKYDSQETVMAGILTELKEANDLINSNDKIEGDIIYNGNATKWKKLINSFRLKILITMSKKATIGNYNVATEFASIAGSQTLMTSIADNGELKFADAADSRYTMFNNSGYGSSLYMANYFIDLFKARQDPRLFTFAAQTTGAKEAGKPITDFTGYNGGNPTSPYSDNAALITAKNISKVNDRFYKDATNEPSSVLSYSELEFILAEATARGWISGSAKTHYDNAIKASFSFYQTYVKNPNQYFAGFDVNNYLTKPLVIYDNSAPLTTQLEKIMTQKYMTMFHQSQWTSYYDYLRTGYPNFPLQAGVSAPFRFRYPQAEYNYNSANLQAALAAQYGGSDNINSKPWWLK
- a CDS encoding SusC/RagA family TonB-linked outer membrane protein, giving the protein MKKTLATFAIFLLPLYLTAQEVNISGNVKSENGVSVSGVNVTDKNTGKTAITDENGNFTISANPKDILEFFSPEFSSYTIEVSNRRNYSVVLKKVNEKQIEGVVITALGIAKKKEKIGYSTQEVGTKQFETITTPSIGNLFSGQVAGLNVSNPTGMQQAPEFTLRGNSNLVFVVDGVIVEKTVFQNLDPNNIDNINVLKGATASALYGSRGRYGAVLITTKSAKKKGFTVEFSQNTMVTAGFTNLPKTQTEYGNGSHGKYEFWDGADGGVNDGDMIWGPKFVSGLKIAQWNSPIRDKLTGKVIPWYGGVSGSQYNDKSRYERVPIDWEYHDNLATFLKPAVINNNNFSISYKNNKDVYRLSGNFMNYDDRVPNSYLQRYGVNFSSENHLSEKLIFDTKLTFNQTFTPNIPNYDYNPSGHMYTILIWMGGDVDGRDLKNHMWIPGQTGTAQANWNYAWYNNPWFGAEYYKNKNRTNVINAQTGLEYKATNDFSVKGKISLVENHNKQEILSPYSYFNYSAPRSGGYILNDTKTWNLNYDILATYKKKISENFDFAINAGGSAFYYKNDVDNASTDGLKIPELYTLDNSVGAVKYYDYLKEKLIYSAYTTIDVGLYNAFFLNVSGRNDWSSTLPKANRSYFYPSASLSAVISNLVKMPESINMLKLSASWAKVAYDFQPYSTRNYYVNNGGITFNGNQTYYYPTTLNVENSLKPEQTKSYELGLSAGLFNNRITFDATYFRTLDYNNILQFPATQSSGFTSQYVNGNEYTTQGLEVSLGLTPIKTNDFTWKSLINWSTYEQKLTSIYADMPNYNNIKLGERMDSYYDITWQKSPDGKLILNANTGMPTKSNTPTNLGHFNPDWTFGFTNTFKYKKFTLNVGIDGSVGGVMRSQVVEKMWWGGKHPNSTAYRDLEYANPGTYYFVPDGVNYNAATGTYTPHTKSISFQDWAQNYPYQARVTEDESELFANVFDRTFVKLRSIVLEYDFSYLLNPKGMVKSFTANISGYNLAIWKKSKNLYSDPDYKIGTGNDIQDPSSRWIGVGFNLKF